The following coding sequences lie in one Jonesia denitrificans DSM 20603 genomic window:
- a CDS encoding vWA domain-containing protein: protein MTFQPFAPLPALAITAVLVLALFGWAAFRDLKSPATSRGEKITWGRRAAILVLTLFVATGPSVLEERSEVAYINLDVYFVVDRTGSMAAEDYDGNKPRLTGVRNDMTTLMADFSGARFSIISFDSTASRQMPLTTDTRALSGWITNLNQEITYYSAGSSLDRVREELSMALRQGATRNPDNQRIVYLFTDGENTTDTERLSFAPLAQYVDGGAVLGYGTSDGGRMKTYDPSGYGNSKEYITDWNSGDPAISVADANEITALGNELGVPSTLMDAPTDLSAYSDGFNPELITSEGRRLVTVPQLILWPFTAVIMGLLLWELTWQTRRAARKVG, encoded by the coding sequence ATGACCTTCCAACCTTTTGCACCCCTTCCTGCCCTCGCCATCACTGCAGTCCTTGTGCTGGCACTGTTTGGGTGGGCGGCGTTTCGTGACCTGAAAAGCCCTGCCACCAGCCGTGGCGAGAAAATCACCTGGGGGCGCCGCGCAGCGATTCTGGTGCTCACCCTATTCGTGGCCACCGGCCCCTCCGTCCTCGAAGAACGCTCCGAGGTGGCCTACATCAACCTTGACGTGTACTTCGTTGTGGACCGCACCGGGTCCATGGCCGCTGAAGACTACGACGGAAACAAGCCACGCCTCACCGGTGTCCGCAACGACATGACCACCCTCATGGCTGACTTTTCAGGTGCCCGTTTCTCCATCATCAGCTTCGACTCCACCGCATCCCGCCAAATGCCACTGACCACCGACACCCGAGCGCTCAGCGGGTGGATCACCAACCTCAACCAAGAAATCACCTACTACTCTGCTGGCTCCTCACTTGACCGCGTCCGCGAGGAACTATCCATGGCATTACGCCAAGGCGCAACCCGCAACCCAGACAACCAGCGCATCGTCTACCTGTTCACCGACGGGGAAAACACCACCGACACCGAACGACTCTCGTTCGCGCCACTCGCCCAATACGTCGACGGCGGAGCAGTCCTGGGGTACGGCACCAGCGACGGTGGGCGCATGAAAACCTACGACCCCTCCGGGTACGGCAACAGCAAGGAATACATCACCGATTGGAACTCCGGTGACCCCGCCATCTCCGTTGCTGACGCCAACGAGATCACAGCCCTAGGTAACGAACTCGGTGTTCCCTCCACCCTCATGGATGCCCCCACCGACCTCTCCGCCTACAGCGATGGGTTCAACCCCGAACTCATTACCTCCGAAGGCCGACGCCTCGTCACGGTTCCACAACTCATCCTGTGGCCGTTCACCGCAGTCATCATGGGGCTGCTGCTATGGGAACTAACCTGGCAAACACGGCGAGCCGCCCGGAAGGTAGGATAA
- a CDS encoding TM0106 family RecB-like putative nuclease — MTDPVAPQDCRLPQQVLSVTEVVAAARCEFGAVRRREVALGWRVPPCGAQSVAHCTDDGCDTHHDAMSQRLSALGDAFEAEVIAALIAEHGLWQPGLPGGVLRVGELPERDDLTAVTGIVRDAMDQGVAVVEQFPVQVGSVRGRVDFLVRQPDGLYAVCDAKLARTASADAVLQITAYADMLTTAGFPIAPVGVLFLGSGVQQQYRVADIAPVWRRLHTRYERLLAGRTPGELVLWEGGVPPATVSTCGRCTECEPLVTVNRDVLVTMGVTTSHRARLLSAGITTVDALAALHPDPTDPRAQVSAQDAARVGMSVRALTKIAAQAALVIEGEGAPEPGVLRIVDTRPFGLLREPDEGDIFFDFEGDPLYAEPGSRDWGLEYLFGWVTRQLDADGQPVFHALWAHTRDEEKTAFITFIDWVTQRREQYPGMHVYHYAPYETTALTKLAARHGTREAELDNLLRAGVFVDVYAVVRGGIRTSQPSLSIKKLEPFYADRLGALRAGVTTAGDSIVEYAEARAALQAGDHQGAQQRLARLEAYNRYDCASTYHLVQWLIELADDHGIAWRSDPAAGPAQPLDDALAQTTSPDDAPDDSADSPVGVAQRLADHVEVLRHRWLAARVTNPQAPEPDVLTVARMAWAGIDYNAREKKQYWWAHFARLSAPVDEWSGKDTFVASRVDVVEDWARPTPRSALTRTLALWGDHDPASPVTVGAQVVLIYDAPAPVGLKTADSASRAWNGAQCLVTEVTPDPGDRRRVVVTVTEKVSAGVDRFDDVPVGFGPGAPISTTAIDERLLDFARSVCGALDAAGDNVEDASILPDSVAVRLLRRLGSRVDAADDHNRARMIVESLRSECPAVVAVQGPPGAGKTFVASHVIASLAHQGWNIAVVAQSHAVINNVLTSVLGRFPELAGRIAKNTPKKTDPPAGMVPVTPATIGQFFADNTTQGVVVGATAWQLANPDFAPPHGWDVVVIDEAGQYSLANSLAVTHAADRVLLLGDPQQLPQVSQGTHPEPINESALSWLVEGHPIVPEHRGFFLDHTWRMHPDLTYPVSVLSYDGQLQSVPLTSQRALAGVAPGVYSVPVPHTGNVVASDEEAHAITQLVASLCGRLWREHDGVPARALTAQDIIVVAPYNAQVHTVRAALDRAGYTDTRVGTVDKFQGQEAPVAIVTLTASSADDAPRGIDFVRNRNRINVSISRGQHSAFLVHSPALLDALPGSITALEEHGAFLRLVDSAIPYHGFPDPP, encoded by the coding sequence ATGACTGACCCGGTGGCCCCGCAGGATTGTCGTCTGCCTCAACAGGTGTTGTCAGTGACGGAGGTGGTTGCTGCGGCGCGGTGTGAGTTTGGGGCCGTACGCCGCCGTGAGGTGGCGTTGGGGTGGCGGGTGCCGCCGTGTGGGGCGCAGTCGGTGGCGCACTGCACTGATGATGGGTGTGACACCCACCATGATGCGATGTCGCAGCGGTTGTCGGCGTTAGGTGATGCGTTCGAAGCAGAAGTTATTGCTGCGTTGATCGCGGAGCACGGCTTATGGCAGCCAGGGCTCCCCGGTGGGGTCTTGCGGGTGGGGGAGTTGCCTGAACGTGACGACCTCACCGCGGTGACAGGCATTGTGCGCGACGCCATGGACCAGGGGGTCGCTGTGGTGGAACAGTTCCCTGTGCAGGTTGGGTCGGTTCGCGGGCGTGTTGACTTTTTGGTGCGACAACCTGATGGGTTGTATGCAGTGTGTGACGCGAAGCTTGCACGAACCGCATCCGCTGATGCGGTTCTCCAGATCACCGCGTACGCGGACATGCTCACAACAGCGGGGTTCCCGATCGCCCCCGTGGGGGTGTTGTTCCTGGGCTCTGGGGTGCAGCAACAGTACCGGGTCGCCGATATCGCCCCAGTGTGGCGGCGGCTGCACACCCGGTATGAACGCCTTCTTGCGGGCCGCACCCCAGGCGAGTTGGTGTTGTGGGAGGGTGGTGTCCCCCCGGCGACGGTGTCCACGTGCGGGCGGTGTACAGAGTGCGAACCGCTGGTGACAGTAAACCGTGACGTGCTGGTCACGATGGGTGTGACCACCTCGCATCGGGCACGGTTGCTGTCTGCTGGGATCACCACTGTCGATGCGCTCGCTGCGTTACACCCTGACCCAACGGATCCCCGGGCGCAGGTGAGCGCACAGGACGCTGCACGGGTGGGGATGTCTGTACGGGCGCTGACTAAGATCGCGGCTCAAGCCGCGCTGGTTATCGAGGGGGAGGGGGCACCAGAGCCAGGAGTGCTGAGGATTGTTGATACACGCCCGTTCGGGTTGCTGCGTGAACCTGATGAGGGTGACATTTTCTTCGACTTTGAGGGCGACCCGCTCTACGCAGAACCGGGGTCACGCGACTGGGGGTTGGAGTACCTTTTTGGGTGGGTGACCCGCCAACTCGACGCCGATGGTCAACCCGTATTCCATGCGCTGTGGGCGCACACCCGTGATGAAGAAAAAACAGCGTTTATCACGTTCATTGACTGGGTGACGCAACGACGGGAACAGTATCCTGGCATGCACGTGTATCACTACGCGCCCTATGAAACGACCGCTTTGACGAAACTTGCCGCCCGGCACGGAACCCGCGAGGCAGAACTTGATAACCTCCTGCGTGCCGGGGTGTTCGTGGATGTGTACGCCGTGGTCCGCGGCGGTATCCGCACCTCACAACCGTCACTATCCATCAAAAAACTGGAACCTTTTTACGCAGACCGGTTAGGCGCGTTACGGGCCGGGGTCACCACAGCCGGTGACTCCATTGTCGAATACGCTGAAGCGCGCGCCGCCCTTCAGGCCGGTGATCACCAGGGGGCACAGCAGCGCCTCGCCCGGTTGGAGGCGTATAACCGGTATGACTGTGCCTCCACCTACCATCTTGTCCAGTGGCTTATCGAGTTGGCAGATGACCACGGCATCGCGTGGCGCAGCGACCCGGCAGCCGGTCCGGCGCAACCGCTTGATGACGCGCTCGCGCAGACCACCTCACCTGATGATGCCCCCGATGACAGCGCTGACAGTCCGGTGGGTGTGGCGCAACGGTTGGCTGACCATGTGGAGGTGTTGCGTCACCGGTGGTTGGCTGCGCGGGTGACGAACCCGCAGGCACCGGAACCCGATGTGTTGACGGTTGCCCGGATGGCGTGGGCGGGGATCGACTATAACGCCCGGGAGAAGAAGCAGTATTGGTGGGCTCACTTCGCGAGGCTGTCTGCCCCTGTTGATGAGTGGTCGGGCAAAGACACGTTTGTTGCGTCACGGGTTGATGTTGTTGAGGATTGGGCGCGCCCGACGCCGCGGTCTGCGTTGACGCGGACCTTGGCGTTGTGGGGTGATCATGATCCGGCGAGCCCGGTGACGGTGGGTGCGCAGGTGGTGTTGATTTACGATGCGCCCGCCCCGGTGGGGTTGAAAACAGCGGACTCTGCGTCACGGGCGTGGAATGGTGCACAGTGCCTGGTCACAGAGGTGACGCCGGATCCTGGGGATCGTCGGCGGGTGGTTGTCACGGTGACGGAGAAGGTGTCGGCTGGGGTGGACCGGTTTGACGATGTTCCCGTGGGGTTTGGTCCCGGGGCACCTATTTCGACGACGGCTATTGATGAACGGCTCCTGGATTTTGCCCGGTCGGTGTGTGGTGCGTTGGATGCGGCAGGGGACAACGTGGAGGATGCGTCGATTCTTCCGGATTCGGTGGCGGTCCGGTTGCTGCGGCGGTTGGGGTCCCGGGTGGATGCCGCGGATGATCACAACCGGGCTCGCATGATCGTTGAGTCGTTGCGCAGTGAATGTCCGGCGGTGGTGGCTGTGCAAGGCCCGCCTGGGGCGGGGAAAACGTTTGTGGCTTCCCATGTGATCGCTTCCCTCGCTCACCAGGGGTGGAATATTGCGGTGGTGGCTCAGTCTCACGCGGTCATCAATAATGTGCTGACCTCGGTGCTGGGCCGGTTTCCAGAACTGGCGGGGCGCATCGCGAAGAACACCCCAAAGAAAACGGACCCTCCGGCTGGGATGGTCCCGGTGACACCAGCCACAATTGGGCAGTTCTTTGCGGACAACACCACACAGGGGGTGGTGGTGGGAGCAACAGCATGGCAGTTAGCGAACCCTGATTTTGCGCCGCCACACGGCTGGGATGTGGTGGTTATTGATGAAGCAGGTCAATACTCACTGGCGAACTCGTTGGCGGTCACGCACGCAGCGGACCGGGTGTTGTTGCTTGGGGACCCCCAGCAACTCCCGCAGGTGAGCCAGGGCACCCACCCGGAACCGATCAATGAGTCGGCGCTGTCATGGCTGGTCGAGGGGCACCCTATTGTGCCCGAGCATCGGGGGTTCTTTCTTGATCACACCTGGCGGATGCACCCTGATCTGACCTACCCGGTGTCGGTGTTGTCGTACGACGGTCAACTGCAGTCTGTGCCGTTGACCTCTCAACGTGCGCTTGCCGGGGTGGCGCCGGGTGTGTATTCGGTGCCCGTGCCGCACACCGGGAATGTTGTTGCCAGTGATGAAGAAGCTCACGCCATCACGCAACTGGTTGCATCCCTGTGCGGTAGGTTGTGGCGCGAGCATGATGGGGTGCCTGCCAGGGCGCTGACCGCGCAAGACATCATTGTGGTCGCGCCCTACAACGCCCAAGTTCACACGGTACGGGCTGCGCTGGACCGTGCCGGGTACACAGACACCCGGGTGGGGACCGTAGACAAGTTCCAGGGCCAAGAAGCGCCTGTGGCCATTGTGACTTTGACCGCGTCTTCAGCTGATGACGCACCACGGGGAATCGATTTTGTGCGCAACCGCAACCGCATCAACGTGTCCATTTCTCGGGGGCAACACTCCGCGTTTCTTGTTCACAGCCCGGCTCTCCTCGATGCGTTACCAGGAAGTATCACCGCATTAGAGGAGCACGGGGCGTTCTTGCGGTTAGTGGACTCAGCGATCCCTTACCACGGTTTCCCGGACCCGCCGTAA